A window of Symphalangus syndactylus isolate Jambi chromosome 24, NHGRI_mSymSyn1-v2.1_pri, whole genome shotgun sequence contains these coding sequences:
- the FOXA2 gene encoding hepatocyte nuclear factor 3-beta: MHSASSMLGAVKMEGHEPSDWSSYYAEPEGYSSVSNMNAGLGMNGMNTYMSMSAAAMGSGSGNMSAGSMNMSSYVGAGMSPSLAGMSPGAGAMAGMGGSAGAAGVAGMGPHLSPSLSPLGGQAAGAMGGLAPYANMNSMSPMYGQAGLSRARDPKTYRRSYTHAKPPYSYISLITMAIQQSPNKMLTLSEIYQWIMDLFPFYRQNQQRWQNSIRHSLSFNDCFLKVPRSPDKPGKGSFWTLHPDSGNMFENGCYLRRQKRFKCEKQLALKEAAGAAGGGKKAAAGAQASQAQLGEAAGPASETPAGTESPHSSASPCQEHKRGGLGELKGTPAAALSPPEPAPSPGQQQQAAAHLLGPPHHPGLPPEAHLKPEHHYAFNHPFSINNLMSSEQQHHHSHHHHQPHKMDLKAYEQVMHYPGYGSPMPGSLAMGPVTNKTGLDASPLAADTSYYQGVYSRPIMNSS, from the exons ATGCACTCGGCTTCCAGTATGCTGGGAGCGGTGAAGATGGAAGGGCACGAGCCGTCCGACTGGAGCAGCTACTATGCAGAGCCCGAG GGCTACTCCTCCGTGAGCAACATGAACGCCGGCCTGGGGATGAACGGCATGAACACGTACATGAGCATGTCGGCGGCCGCCATGGGCAGCGGCTCGGGCAACATGAGCGCGGGCTCCATGAACATGTCGTCGTACGTGGGCGCTGGCATGAGCCCGTCCCTGGCGGGCATGTCCCCCGGCGCGGGCGCCATGGCAGGCATGGGCGGCTCGGCAGGGGCGGCCGGCGTGGCGGGCATGGGGCCGCACTTGAGTCCCAGCCTGAGCCCGCTCGGGGGGCAGGCGGCCGGGGCCATGGGCGGCCTGGCCCCCTACGCCAACATGAACTCCATGAGCCCCATGTATGGGCAGGCGGGCCTGAGCCGCGCGCGCGACCCCAAGACCTACCGGCGCAGCTACACGCACGCAAAGCCGCCCTACTCGTACATCTCGCTCATCACCATGGCCATCCAGCAGAGCCCCAACAAGATGCTGACGCTGAGCGAGATCTACCAGTGGATCATGGACCTCTTCCCCTTCTACCGGCAGAACCAGCAGCGCTGGCAGAACTCCATCCGCCACTCGCTCTCCTTCAACGACTGCTTCCTGAAGGTGCCCCGCTCGCCCGACAAGCCCGGCAAGGGCTCCTTCTGGACCCTGCACCCTGACTCGGGCAACATGTTCGAGAACGGCTGCTACCTGCGCCGCCAGAAGCGCTTCAAGTGCGAGAAGCAGCTGGCGCTGAAGGAGGCCGCAGGCGCCGCGGGCGGCGGCAAGAAGGCGGCCGCCGGGGCCCAGGCCTCGCAGGCTCAACTTGGGGAGGCCGCCGGGCCGGCCTCCGAGACTCCGGCGGGCACCGAGTCGCCTCACTCGAGCGCCTCCCCGTGCCAGGAGCACAAGCGAGGGGGCCTGGGAGAGCTGAAGGGGACGCCGGCTGCGGCGCTCAGCCCCCCAGAGCCGGCGCCCTCTCCCGGGCAGCAGCAGCAGGCCGCGGCCCACCTGCTGGGCCCGCCCCACCACCCGGGCCTGCCGCCTGAGGCCCACCTGAAGCCGGAGCACCACTACGCCTTCAACCACCCGTTCTCCATCAACAACCTCATGTCCTCGGAGCAGCagcaccaccacagccaccaccaccaccagccccACAAAATGGACCTCAAGGCCTACGAACAGGTGATGCACTACCCCGGCTACGGTTCCCCCATGCCTGGCAGCTTGGCCATGGGCCCGGTCACGAACAAAACGGGCCTGGACGCCTCGCCCCTGGCCGCAGATACCTCCTACTACCAGGGGGTGTACTCCCGGCCCATTATGAACTCCTCTTAA